From a single Lolium rigidum isolate FL_2022 chromosome 7, APGP_CSIRO_Lrig_0.1, whole genome shotgun sequence genomic region:
- the LOC124676979 gene encoding protein CYSTEINE-RICH TRANSMEMBRANE MODULE 13-like → MSYPPPVGAPPQQGYPGKDGYPPAGYPPAGYPPPAQGYPPAGYPQQGGYPPQYPQQPPYQQQQQQQQHSSGPSFMEGCLAALCCCCLLDACF, encoded by the exons ATGAGCTACCCACCACCCGTCGGCGCGCCGCCGCAGCAAG GTTACCCGGGGAAGGACGGCTACCCGCCCGCGGGCTACCCTCCGGCAGGCTACCCACCCCCGGcgcagggctacccgccggccggCTACCCGCAGCAGGGCGGCTACCCGCCGCAGTACCCGCAGCAGCCGCcctaccagcagcagcagcagcaacagcagcacagcAGCGGCCCTTCCTTCATGGAGGGATG CCTGGCCGCCCTCTGCTGCTGCTGTCTCCTGGACGCCTGCTTCTGA